CGACGGTGGCCAGCTGCACCGGCTGTTTGCCTCCATGAGCTTGGATCATCTGGATCCGGGGACGGTGGTGGCGGAGCCGGGTTCGGCGGAATCCAAGCTGGTACTGCTGGTCCGGGGGCAAATGGAGGCTCGGGCGGTGGTGGACGGGGAGGAGATCCAGATGCGCCTCTTCGGTCCCGGGGACATCGTCGGGGAGTCGACGTTGCTGGCCCAGGAGCCTTGGCCCGCGCGCTACGTGATCATCGAGCCCGCGGTAACGCTGCAGCTGGAACGGGCCAAGCTCGAAGGGCTGCTGACGGGCAATCCGGATCCCAAGCGGTTGCTGAACGCTCTGCGGGACCAGCGGTCCGACGATCTGGTGCGCGAAGCGGTGCTCAAGCTCAAAGGATAGCTTCCCGAACCCCAATAGGGCCCCTTGGGGCTTTTCACCTTCAGCAGCATGTAGGGGCGGACAGCGCCCGCTTCTCCCTGATACCCTACCCGCTTTGAGGCGTGGATCGGAGGCATCGAACGGGCTGGCCTTTCCGGCCTTCCTTGTCAAGTCCCGGCCGTTCCTCGACGCACGACGCCGTACACCGTTCTCGGGGCGCTGGGTCCCGGGGCGAGGCTGCGGTGGTGATCCGGAGGTTTCCATGGCCTTGCTGCCCATCCGCATCTTTCCCGACCCGGTGCTCCGGGTGAAGTGCCCGCCGGTGGAGCGCTTCGATGAAGAGCTCCAGCAGCTGGTGAAGGACATGACCCAGACCATGCACGAAGCCCCAGGGGTCGGCCTGGCGGCGCCTCAGGTGGGCATCGAGCAGCGGCTGGCGCTGGTGGATTTGTCGGTGGGGGAGGATCCGGAGCAACTCTTCGTCTTCGTCAATCCGGTGATCTTGGAGGAGGATGGGAAGGACACGGCGGTGGAAGGCTGCCTGTCCATCCCCAACATCACCGACAAGGTGACCCGCCCCTACCGCATCAAGGTCGCCGCCCAGAATCTCGAGGGAGAAGCCTTCGAGATGGAGGCGGAGGATTGGCTGGCTCGCGCCATCTGCCACGAAGTCGACCACCTCGACGGTGTGCTCTTCGTCGATTATTTGCGCGGCCTGCGCCGAGAGCGAGTCAAGCGTCAGCTCAAGAAGCTCAGTCGTCAGCCCCAGGAGGTGTCCCGTTGAAGCGTAGCTCCCCATTTTCGATCAGCCTGATCGCCCTGCTCGTCCTCATCCTCGTTTCCGCGGCCTGCGGAGGCGGCGGTGGGGGAGGCGGCGGTGGTGGTGGCGGCGGGCCCACCCCACCCTCGGCGAGCCTGACCTTCTCGCCTTCCAGCACCTCCGCCATCAACAGCATCACGCTGACTCGCACCAACGCCAGCAACACCGAGCTGTTGTTGGAGCTGCGAGCCAACAGCGTCGACGGGCTCTACGGCCTGTCCTTCGACCTCGACTTCCCGAGCAATCTGCTGCGCTTCGAGGACGCCATGGAGGGCGCGTTCCTGGCTTCCGGCGGCGTGCAGAC
This sequence is a window from Acidobacteriota bacterium. Protein-coding genes within it:
- the def gene encoding peptide deformylase, whose amino-acid sequence is MALLPIRIFPDPVLRVKCPPVERFDEELQQLVKDMTQTMHEAPGVGLAAPQVGIEQRLALVDLSVGEDPEQLFVFVNPVILEEDGKDTAVEGCLSIPNITDKVTRPYRIKVAAQNLEGEAFEMEAEDWLARAICHEVDHLDGVLFVDYLRGLRRERVKRQLKKLSRQPQEVSR
- a CDS encoding cohesin domain-containing protein translates to MKRSSPFSISLIALLVLILVSAACGGGGGGGGGGGGGGPTPPSASLTFSPSSTSAINSITLTRTNASNTELLLELRANSVDGLYGLSFDLDFPSNLLRFEDAMEGAFLASGGVQTSFQVQESPAGNLVVGLTRLGAAGGIGGSGDLMTLRFTAVGSGSGSLTFAASQAFDNQGLGLPGVAFGGGTVQVQL